In Ectothiorhodospiraceae bacterium 2226, a single window of DNA contains:
- the pal gene encoding peptidoglycan-associated lipoprotein Pal: protein MSKYVKLLPAVLVVSLAGCASVLDGPPRDTADGAEGAREAAAEMAETDARRDRDAQLRGAELESGFQGHPLDDPQSLLSERVIYFAFDSSELSEEQRAVLNAHARFLGDHPEVQVVLEGHTDERGSREYNLALGERRAKSVLQYLNLQGVNGAQLDAISFGEERPAVQGSDESAWQYNRRVEILYSGY from the coding sequence ATGAGCAAGTATGTGAAGCTGTTGCCGGCCGTATTGGTGGTGAGCCTGGCGGGTTGCGCCAGCGTGTTGGACGGTCCGCCGCGGGACACCGCCGACGGGGCCGAGGGGGCGCGCGAGGCGGCGGCCGAGATGGCCGAGACCGATGCCCGGCGTGATCGGGACGCCCAGCTGCGCGGCGCGGAGCTCGAGAGCGGCTTTCAGGGACACCCGTTGGATGACCCGCAGAGCCTGCTGTCCGAGCGCGTGATTTATTTCGCATTCGACAGCAGTGAACTCAGCGAAGAGCAGCGCGCGGTCCTGAACGCCCACGCCCGCTTCCTGGGCGATCACCCCGAAGTGCAGGTGGTGCTCGAGGGGCATACCGACGAGCGCGGTTCGCGTGAGTATAATTTGGCGCTCGGCGAGCGCCGCGCCAAGTCGGTGCTCCAGTACCTGAACCTGCAGGGCGTCAACGGCGCGCAGCTCGACGCGATCAGCTTCGGCGAGGAGCGTCCGGCGGTGCAGGGCAGTGATGAGTCCGCGTGGCAGTACAACCGCCGTGTGGAGATTCTGTACTCGGGTTACTGA
- the queE gene encoding 7-carboxy-7-deazaguanine synthase QueE, which translates to MSVSHPSDQSPRAERLRVTEIFHSLQGETRTAGVPTVFVRLTGCPLRCGYCDTAYAFQGGEWMSLGEILAEVARYTPRYVTVTGGEPLAQKNCLELLTRLCDAGYEVSLETSGALDVAEVDARVVKVLDLKTPGSGESARNRWENLAHLSARDQIKFVLCDRADYEWAREVLRERALAARCEVLFSPSYGQLAPAALAEWVLADRLPVRVQIQLHKVLWGEAQGR; encoded by the coding sequence ATGTCCGTGTCTCATCCCTCTGATCAAAGCCCGCGCGCCGAACGCCTGCGCGTCACCGAGATTTTCCATTCCCTGCAGGGCGAGACCCGTACTGCCGGCGTGCCGACCGTGTTCGTGCGCCTGACCGGCTGTCCGCTGCGCTGCGGCTATTGCGACACCGCGTATGCTTTCCAGGGCGGCGAATGGATGAGCCTTGGCGAAATCCTCGCCGAGGTGGCCCGCTACACACCGCGTTACGTGACGGTCACGGGGGGCGAGCCGCTGGCGCAGAAGAACTGCCTCGAGCTACTTACCCGACTGTGCGACGCCGGCTACGAGGTATCGCTGGAGACCAGCGGCGCGCTGGACGTGGCCGAGGTCGACGCGCGGGTGGTCAAGGTGCTGGACCTCAAGACGCCGGGATCCGGCGAGAGCGCGCGTAACCGCTGGGAGAATCTCGCGCACCTCAGCGCGCGCGACCAGATCAAGTTCGTGCTCTGCGACCGCGCCGACTACGAATGGGCGCGGGAGGTGCTGCGCGAGCGCGCGCTGGCCGCGCGTTGCGAGGTGCTCTTCTCACCGAGCTACGGGCAGCTCGCGCCCGCCGCGCTCGCGGAGTGGGTGCTGGCCGACCGCCTGCCGGTGCGGGTGCAGATCCAGCTGCACAAGGTCCTGTGGGGCGAGGCGCAGGGCCGATGA
- the tolR gene encoding protein TolR, giving the protein MSEINVVPYIDVMLVLLVIFMITAPLLAQGVKVDLPQASSEPLEQEAREPLVITVDVRGRYFVDVGEAPDEPVDAETLVNRVGAVLRHQPGTPVLVRGDENVGYGQVVRAMTLLQQAGAPNVGLVTRPAAE; this is encoded by the coding sequence ATGTCCGAGATCAACGTCGTGCCCTACATCGACGTGATGTTGGTGCTGTTGGTGATCTTCATGATCACCGCGCCGCTGTTGGCCCAGGGGGTGAAGGTGGATCTGCCGCAGGCGAGTTCGGAGCCGCTGGAACAGGAGGCGCGCGAGCCGTTGGTGATCACCGTCGATGTGCGCGGGCGTTATTTCGTGGACGTGGGCGAGGCGCCGGATGAGCCTGTCGATGCCGAGACCCTGGTGAACCGGGTGGGTGCGGTGCTGCGTCATCAGCCGGGCACCCCGGTGCTGGTGCGTGGCGACGAGAACGTCGGCTACGGCCAGGTGGTGCGCGCCATGACGCTGTTGCAGCAGGCCGGCGCGCCCAACGTCGGGCTGGTCACCCGGCCCGCGGCCGAGTAG
- the tolA gene encoding cell envelope integrity protein TolA, with the protein MRDWLRENWIAFTLALSLHVAAAVLLFAGVNMPPKPQVAPQAEAIQAIAVDERLVEQELQRLKEAEQRRQEQAAAAERAAREAREREEARLAEVQRQREEAQREAERAAERRAQEAAERARRAEAEAEAQRQREAQRKAEEQRLAELQVRRKAEEQRQAELEAKRKAEEQRQRELEAQRQAEEERKRAEEAKRREEERRRAEAERQRAEEAKRREEARRAEEERKRAEAERQRVEEERRRAEEAERQRRMQEEQARLERERQQRIQSLLPQYQAAIQAKVERAWIRPPGARRGLECRVYIRQAPGGHVVEATARECAGDMTFQRSVEAAVLRASPLPEPPHPDLFAREIIFVFRVSD; encoded by the coding sequence ATGCGCGATTGGCTGCGCGAGAATTGGATCGCGTTCACGCTGGCACTGTCGCTGCACGTGGCGGCGGCGGTGCTGCTGTTCGCGGGCGTGAATATGCCGCCCAAGCCGCAGGTCGCGCCGCAGGCCGAGGCCATTCAGGCCATTGCGGTCGATGAGCGCCTCGTCGAGCAGGAGTTGCAGCGCCTCAAGGAGGCCGAACAGCGGCGCCAGGAGCAGGCCGCCGCGGCCGAGCGGGCGGCGCGGGAGGCCCGCGAGCGCGAGGAGGCGCGGCTGGCCGAGGTGCAGCGTCAGCGCGAGGAGGCCCAGCGCGAGGCCGAGCGTGCCGCCGAACGGCGCGCCCAGGAAGCGGCTGAGCGCGCGCGCCGCGCGGAGGCCGAGGCCGAGGCGCAGCGCCAACGGGAGGCACAGCGTAAGGCCGAAGAGCAGCGCCTCGCCGAACTTCAGGTGCGGCGCAAGGCGGAGGAGCAGCGTCAGGCCGAACTCGAGGCCAAACGCAAGGCCGAAGAGCAGCGCCAGCGGGAACTCGAGGCGCAGCGCCAGGCCGAAGAGGAACGCAAGCGCGCGGAAGAGGCCAAGCGCCGCGAAGAAGAGCGCCGCCGCGCCGAAGCAGAGCGTCAGCGTGCCGAGGAGGCCAAGCGACGGGAGGAGGCGCGCCGCGCGGAAGAGGAGCGCAAGCGTGCCGAAGCAGAGCGCCAGCGCGTGGAAGAAGAGCGCCGTCGCGCTGAGGAGGCCGAACGCCAGCGGCGCATGCAGGAAGAACAGGCACGCCTGGAGCGCGAGCGCCAGCAGCGCATCCAGAGTCTGCTGCCGCAGTACCAGGCGGCGATTCAGGCCAAGGTGGAGCGTGCCTGGATCCGCCCGCCGGGCGCTCGGCGCGGACTGGAGTGCCGGGTCTACATCCGGCAGGCCCCCGGCGGACATGTAGTGGAAGCGACGGCGCGTGAGTGTGCCGGGGACATGACGTTCCAGCGTTCGGTGGAGGCTGCGGTGCTACGCGCTTCGCCGCTGCCGGAGCCGCCGCACCCGGATTTGTTTGCACGCGAAATCATTTTTGTTTTCAGAGTCTCGGACTGA
- the ruvB gene encoding Holliday junction branch migration DNA helicase RuvB produces the protein MIETDRLVTANSLSNEDALDRAIRPTRLEDYLGQPAVREQMEIFIRAARGRSEALDHLLIFGPPGLGKTTLAHIVANEMGVKLRTTSGPVLERAGDLAALLTNLEPNDVLFVDEIHRLSPVVEEVLYPAMEDYQLDIMIGEGPAARSIKLELPPFTLIGATTRAGLLTSPLRDRFGIVQRLEFYGADDLAFIVRRSAGILGVGIDPEGAMEIARRARGTPRIANRLLRRVRDYAEVKADGAISQTVARAALDMLNVDAHGFDMMDRRLLLALIEKFDGGPVGVDSLAAAISEERGTIEDVLEPYLIQQGFMMRTARGRVATTNAYLHFGLKPPRAPAPDLFDTTGEGDL, from the coding sequence ATGATCGAGACGGACCGGTTGGTCACGGCCAACAGCTTGAGCAACGAGGACGCGCTCGATCGCGCCATTCGTCCCACGCGCCTGGAGGATTATCTGGGCCAGCCTGCGGTCCGCGAGCAGATGGAGATCTTCATCCGCGCCGCCCGCGGCCGGTCCGAGGCGCTGGACCACCTGCTGATCTTCGGCCCACCGGGCCTCGGGAAGACCACCCTGGCGCACATCGTGGCCAACGAGATGGGCGTCAAGCTGCGCACCACCTCGGGGCCGGTGCTCGAGCGCGCCGGCGACCTGGCCGCGCTGCTCACCAACCTCGAACCCAACGACGTGCTGTTCGTGGACGAGATCCATCGTCTGAGCCCCGTGGTGGAGGAGGTGCTCTATCCGGCGATGGAGGACTACCAACTCGACATCATGATCGGCGAGGGCCCGGCCGCGCGTTCGATCAAGCTCGAGTTGCCGCCGTTCACCTTGATCGGCGCCACTACGCGCGCGGGGCTGCTTACCTCGCCGCTGCGCGATCGGTTTGGTATCGTGCAGCGCCTGGAGTTCTACGGCGCCGACGACCTGGCCTTTATCGTGCGTCGCTCGGCCGGCATCCTCGGCGTGGGCATCGATCCCGAGGGGGCGATGGAAATCGCCCGTCGCGCGCGCGGCACGCCGCGCATCGCCAACCGCCTGCTGCGTCGCGTGCGCGACTACGCCGAGGTGAAGGCCGACGGCGCCATCAGCCAGACCGTGGCGCGGGCCGCCCTGGACATGCTCAACGTCGATGCGCACGGCTTCGATATGATGGACCGCCGGCTGCTGCTCGCCCTGATCGAGAAGTTCGACGGCGGGCCGGTGGGCGTGGACAGCCTCGCCGCCGCCATCAGCGAGGAGCGCGGCACCATCGAGGACGTGCTCGAGCCTTACCTCATTCAGCAAGGGTTCATGATGCGTACCGCGCGTGGGCGCGTGGCGACCACCAACGCCTATCTGCATTTCGGTCTCAAGCCGCCGCGCGCGCCGGCGCCGGACCTGTTCGACACCACGGGCGAGGGTGATCTGTGA
- the ybgF gene encoding tol-pal system protein YbgF encodes MRLSRRVLSVGLAGMLAAGAPAVWAQDDRTDARLERIERLLESRGLAEMLLQVEALQREVQELRGELEQQTHTLEQLRQRQRDLYLDTDRRLLQLERGQPESGAFAPVPVPGDEHAAASAEEGAQAPPQSGEQEAYQAAFDLLRELRYEQAVQAFTTFLDSYPQGRHAHMAQYWIAEAHYAQRRFPQAIEHYRALLENHPRSPKVPEALLKIGYSYHELGESAEARQVVQTLLQRHPDTTEAGQARTLLEALR; translated from the coding sequence ATGCGGTTATCTCGGCGAGTGCTGAGCGTGGGGTTGGCAGGCATGCTGGCCGCGGGCGCGCCAGCCGTCTGGGCGCAAGACGATCGAACCGACGCACGCCTGGAGCGCATCGAGCGATTGTTGGAGAGCCGCGGCTTGGCCGAGATGCTGTTGCAGGTGGAGGCCCTGCAGCGCGAGGTGCAGGAGCTGCGCGGCGAACTGGAACAGCAGACCCACACCCTCGAACAGCTGCGCCAGCGTCAGCGCGATCTCTACCTCGATACCGACCGCCGCCTGCTGCAGCTCGAGCGCGGTCAGCCGGAGAGCGGGGCCTTCGCGCCGGTACCCGTTCCGGGCGATGAACACGCCGCGGCGTCCGCAGAGGAGGGCGCACAGGCGCCCCCCCAGAGCGGCGAGCAGGAGGCCTATCAGGCGGCCTTCGATCTGCTGCGTGAGTTGCGTTACGAGCAGGCGGTGCAGGCCTTCACGACCTTCCTGGACAGCTACCCTCAGGGACGCCACGCGCACATGGCGCAGTATTGGATCGCCGAGGCCCATTACGCCCAGCGACGGTTCCCGCAGGCGATCGAGCACTACCGCGCGCTGCTGGAGAACCACCCGCGCAGCCCCAAGGTGCCGGAGGCCCTGCTCAAGATCGGTTACAGCTACCACGAGTTGGGAGAATCCGCCGAGGCTCGCCAGGTGGTTCAGACCCTGCTGCAGCGCCACCCCGATACGACGGAGGCGGGGCAGGCACGGACCCTGCTGGAAGCCTTGCGTTAG
- the tolB gene encoding Tol-Pal system beta propeller repeat protein TolB, with protein sequence MTRTATLLAMVLLLLAAHGAWAQQGPLTIEITRGEEGALPIAIVPFGWEGRGDVPEEVAAIVRANLERTGRFAPIDVRDLPSRPREASEVNFRDWRALGVQNLVVGRLQVTGPNRYALRFQLFDVYRGSQLAGYSISASDRSLRRAAHQISDIIYENLTGDRGAFDTHIAYVRVERDGRGEPSYALAVADSDGYNEQVILTSSQPLMSPAWAPDGKRLAYVSFERGRSQVWVQNIVTVHREVVASFDGINSAPAWSPDGRRLALTLSKDGTPDVYVLDLQTRALQRVTEGFAINTEPAWSADGRSIVFTSDRGGRPQLYRIEVNARGVPSGRPQRLTFDGGYNASPSLSPDGRRVAMVHATDNGFGIGVMDLGSRELRVVSDAGRDESPHFAPNGQMIIYATRAGGRGVLEVVSADGRAHHRLTTRQGDVREPAWSPFKAD encoded by the coding sequence ATGACGCGAACGGCGACACTACTGGCTATGGTTCTGCTCCTGCTGGCCGCGCACGGGGCGTGGGCGCAGCAGGGTCCGCTGACCATCGAGATCACGCGCGGCGAAGAGGGTGCGCTGCCCATCGCCATTGTGCCTTTCGGGTGGGAGGGGCGCGGCGACGTGCCCGAAGAGGTGGCCGCCATCGTGCGCGCCAACCTGGAGCGCACCGGGCGCTTCGCGCCCATCGATGTGCGCGATCTGCCCTCCCGGCCGCGCGAGGCCTCGGAGGTCAACTTCCGCGACTGGCGCGCGCTCGGCGTCCAGAACCTGGTGGTCGGGCGCCTGCAGGTGACCGGCCCGAACCGCTACGCGCTGCGCTTCCAGTTGTTCGACGTGTACCGCGGCTCGCAGCTCGCCGGCTACAGCATCTCGGCCAGCGACCGCAGCCTGCGTCGCGCCGCGCATCAAATCAGCGACATCATCTACGAGAACCTGACCGGCGATCGCGGTGCGTTCGACACCCACATCGCCTATGTGCGCGTGGAGCGCGACGGCAGGGGCGAGCCGAGCTACGCGCTGGCGGTGGCCGACTCCGACGGCTACAACGAGCAGGTCATCCTGACCTCCTCGCAACCGCTGATGTCGCCCGCCTGGGCGCCGGACGGCAAGCGCTTGGCATACGTCTCGTTCGAGCGCGGGCGCTCCCAGGTTTGGGTCCAGAACATCGTCACCGTCCACCGCGAAGTGGTCGCCTCGTTCGATGGCATCAACAGCGCGCCTGCTTGGTCACCGGACGGGCGCCGCCTGGCGCTGACGCTCTCCAAGGACGGCACGCCCGATGTGTACGTGCTCGACTTGCAGACGCGTGCCCTGCAGCGCGTGACCGAGGGCTTTGCGATCAACACCGAACCGGCCTGGAGCGCGGACGGGCGGTCGATCGTGTTTACCTCGGACCGCGGCGGGCGACCGCAGCTCTACCGCATCGAGGTCAATGCGCGCGGCGTGCCCAGCGGCCGGCCGCAGCGCCTGACCTTCGACGGTGGTTACAACGCCAGCCCCTCGCTGTCGCCCGATGGGCGTCGTGTGGCGATGGTGCACGCCACCGACAATGGCTTCGGCATCGGTGTGATGGACCTCGGCAGCCGCGAGCTGCGGGTGGTGTCCGACGCGGGTCGCGACGAGTCGCCGCACTTCGCGCCCAACGGGCAAATGATCATCTACGCGACCCGGGCGGGGGGTCGGGGCGTGTTGGAGGTGGTGTCGGCGGACGGACGGGCGCATCACCGTCTGACGACGCGGCAAGGCGACGTGCGTGAACCGGCATGGTCGCCGTTCAAAGCAGACTAA
- the ybgC gene encoding tol-pal system-associated acyl-CoA thioesterase, producing the protein MTEFLWPVRVYYEDTDSGGVVYYANYLRFMERARTEWLRSLGFEQDELLVRDSVLFAVRSAQVDYLKPARFNDLLTVRTSLQRRGRASLTFKQNIVRNSDDALVCTATVKIANLNAATLRPVPMAPRILASIPEDVNP; encoded by the coding sequence GTGACCGAGTTCCTTTGGCCGGTACGGGTGTACTACGAAGATACCGACAGCGGTGGCGTGGTGTATTACGCTAACTACCTGCGCTTCATGGAGCGCGCCCGCACGGAGTGGCTGCGCAGCCTCGGCTTCGAGCAGGATGAACTTCTGGTCCGCGACTCGGTCCTATTCGCCGTGCGATCGGCCCAGGTGGATTACCTCAAGCCCGCCCGCTTCAACGACCTTCTGACCGTGCGTACGTCATTGCAGCGGCGGGGGCGAGCGAGTCTCACCTTCAAGCAGAACATAGTCCGCAACTCCGACGACGCGCTGGTGTGTACCGCCACCGTAAAAATCGCCAACCTGAACGCCGCCACCCTGCGTCCGGTGCCCATGGCGCCGCGCATCCTGGCGAGCATTCCCGAGGACGTTAACCCGTGA
- the tolQ gene encoding protein TolQ, translated as MTADLSLLHLILGASPLVQLVMLILVVASVLSWTLIFKKGKRMKDARVSAEHFEQRFWSGGELGELYKKVAARREGSQGLEAIFEAGFREYVKLRSQGGVPPMAMVEGAQRAMRIALSREADRLETNLSFLATVGSTSPYIGLFGTVWGIMNSFRALGGMQQVTVATVAPGIAEALIATAMGLFAAIPAVIAYNRYTNDMDRLLNRYDTFVEELSSLLQRQAHA; from the coding sequence GTGACCGCCGACCTTTCCCTGCTCCACCTCATACTCGGAGCCAGCCCGCTGGTGCAGCTCGTGATGCTGATCCTCGTGGTCGCCTCCGTCCTGTCCTGGACCCTGATCTTCAAGAAGGGCAAGCGCATGAAGGATGCGCGCGTCTCGGCCGAGCACTTCGAGCAGCGCTTTTGGTCGGGCGGCGAGCTCGGTGAGCTGTACAAGAAGGTGGCCGCACGGCGCGAGGGCAGTCAGGGCCTGGAGGCGATCTTCGAGGCCGGCTTTCGCGAGTACGTCAAGCTGCGCAGCCAGGGCGGCGTACCGCCGATGGCCATGGTGGAGGGTGCGCAGCGCGCCATGCGCATCGCGCTCAGCCGCGAGGCCGACCGCCTGGAGACCAACCTCAGCTTCCTCGCCACGGTCGGCTCCACCAGCCCCTACATCGGCCTGTTCGGTACGGTGTGGGGCATCATGAATTCCTTCCGCGCGCTGGGCGGCATGCAGCAGGTCACCGTCGCCACCGTGGCGCCGGGCATCGCCGAGGCCTTGATCGCCACCGCGATGGGGTTGTTCGCGGCCATTCCGGCGGTGATCGCCTACAACCGCTACACCAACGACATGGACCGCCTGCTCAACCGCTACGACACCTTCGTCGAAGAGTTGTCCAGCCTGCTGCAGCGCCAGGCCCACGCCTGA